GCCTTCAACAGCAAGGAAGCCGAGCGTCAGGCGCAGCTGGCGGAGGCGTTCCCAAGGGATTTGCTGCACCCCCTCGATCAGTCCGAGGCGCAGGTGCGGTCTGGCATCGGCCTGGCCTGTGGTGGTCTGTTTTATCCCGAGGGCGGTTGGGTGCATCCGCCGGCGCTGTGTCACTGGCAGGCCTCAGGGCCGGCGATTGACGTGCAGCCCCATCATGAAGTGTTGTCACTGCGTCGCGTAGACGGCCAGTGGCAGGCATGGGATGGCGAACGATGCCTGGCCAGTGCGCCGGTGGCGATCCTCGCCAGCGCCGCCGAAATCAAACGTTTCGAACCGGCCGCCGACTTGCCGCTCAAGCGTATTCGCGGGCAAATCACCCGGTTGCCGCAAACCACCGGCAGTCAGAGCCTGGCGACCGTGGTGTGCGCCGAAGGCTATGTGGCCCCGCCGCGGCTGGGCGAGCACACCCTGGGCGCCAGTTTCGATTTCAACAGCGACGACCTGACGCCCACGGCCGCCGAGCACGCCGGCAACCTGCTGATGCTCGAAGAAATCTCCCAAGACCTGGTGGATCGCCTGGACGCTGGCAGCCTGGACCCGCAACACCTCGAAGGCCGTGCGGCGTTCCGTTGCACCAGTCCGGATTACCTGCCGATTGTCGGCCCACTGGCCGACCGCCAGGCCTTTACCGAGGCCTATGCGGCCCTCGGCAAGGACGCCCGCCAGGTGCCAGACACTCCCTGCCCGTGGCTCGATGGCCTGTATATCAACAGCGGCCACGGCTCCCGCGGCCTGATCACCGCCCCGCTGTCGGGCGAACTGATCGCCGCCTGGCTGGACAACGAACCCCTGCCACTGCCCCGCAGCGTGGCCGAAGCCTGCCATCCGAACCGGTTTGTGTTGCGGGCATTGATTCGGGGCAAGGCCTGACACGCCTTTAATGGTCTACCCCAATCCCTGTGGGAGCGAGCTTGCTCGCGATAGCGTTGGGTCAGTGGGTATCTAAGGTGACTGACACGGCGCCATCGCGAGCAAGCTCGCTCCCACAGATTCTTCTTATTCCTGAGTCGTACGACAGCTCCAACCCCGCCGGCTTATAACGCATCGATCTAAAACTCACAGCAATCCCTCCGGTCAGTTTCAGGGTACCCGCCCTTTCAGCGGGTGCGCTTGACCCCTCCCCAACGGAAAAACCGGTAAGGACTTATGTGCGGATTAGCTGGAGAGTTACGTTTCGATCAACAACCTGCGGACCTTGCGGCCGTAGAGCGAATCACCCATCACCTGGCCCCTCGCGGCCCTGACGCCTGGGGCTTTCATAGCCAGGGGCCCATTGCCTTGGGCCATCGGCGCCTGAAAATCATGGACCTATCGGACGGCTCGGCCCAGCCGATGATCGACAATCAGCTGGGCCTGTCCCTGGCCTTCAACGGCGCGATCTACAACTACCCGGAACTGCGCGGCGAGCTCGAAGGCCTGGGCTATAGCTTCTATTCAGGTGGCGACACCGAAGTGCTGCTCAAGGGTTACCACGCCTGGGGCGAAGCGCTGCTGCCCAAGCTCAACGGCATGTTCGCCTTCGCCATCTGGGAGCGCGATGCCAAACGCCTGTTCATCGCCCGCGACCGCCTCGGCGTCAAGCCGCTGTACCTGTCGCGCACCGGCCAACGGCTACGTTTCGCCTCGGCGTTGCCGGCGCTGCTCAAGGGCGGCGATATCAACCCGATGCTCGACCCGGTGGCCCTCAATCACTACCTGAATTTCCACGCGGTGGTCCCGGCGCCCCGCACCTTGCTGGCGGGTGTTGAAAAACTGCCGCCCGCCACCTGGATGCGCATCGAAGCCGACGGCAGCACCGAGCAGAAAACCTGGTGGACCCTGCCCTACGGACCACGGGCCGACGAACAGCACCTGAACCTGGAAGACTGGATCGAGCGCGTGCTCGACAGCACCCGTGAAGCGGTCGCCATTCGCCAACGCGCCGCCGTGGATGTCGGTGTGCTGCTGTCCGGTGGCGTGGATTCGAGCATGCTCGTGGGCCTGCTGCGGGAAGTCGGCGTAGAAGACCTGTCGACCTTCTCTATCGGTTTCCAGGATGCCGGCGGCGAGCGCGGTGATGAGTTCCAGTATTCGGATCTGATCGCCAAGCACTACGGCACCCGCCACCACCAACTGCGTATCGACGAAAAGGAGATCATCGAGCAACTGCCGGCAGCGTTCCGTGCCATGAGCGAACCGATGGTCAGTCACGACTGCATCGCCTTCTACCTGCTCTCGCGGGAAGTGGCCAAGCACTGCAAAGTGGTGCAAAGCGGCCAGGGCGCCGACGAGTTGTTCGCCGGTTATCACTGGTACCCGCAAGTCGATGGCGCCAGCGATCCATATGCAGCCTATCGCGCCGCGTTCTTCGACCGCAGCTACGAAGAATACGCCGCCACCGTACAGCCCAAATGGCTGACGGCCAACGACGCGGCCGGTGACTTCGTCAAAGAACATTTCGCCCAGCCCGGCGCTGATGCGGCGGTAGACAAGGCCCTGCGCCTGGACAGCACCGTGATGCTGGTGGACGACCCGGTCAAGCGTGTCGACAACATGACCATGGCCTGGGGCCTGGAAGCGCGCACGCCCTTCCTCGACTATCGCCTGGTGGAGCTGTCGGCCCGGGTCCCGGCGAAGTTCAAGCTGCCCGATGGCGGCAAGCAGGTGCTCAAGGAAGCCGCCCGACGGGTGATCCCCGGCGAGGTGATCGACCGCAAGAAAGGCTATTTCCCGGTGCCAGGACTCAAGCACCTGGAAGGCAACACCCTGGCCTGGGTTCGCGAGCTGCTGCTGGACCCGAGCCAGGACCGCGGCCTGTTCAACCCGGCCATGCTCGACCGCCTGCTGACCGACCCCAACGGCCAGCTCACGCCATTGCGCGGCTCGCGACTGTGGCAACTGGCGGCGCTGAACCTGTGGCTCAGCGAGCAAGGAATCTGATCGATGAAACCTCATGCAACGGTTCACAACCAACGCCTCTTGCGCGGCCAGGCGCCCTCCTACGAACGCCTGCAGGCGCGCCTGGCCGAAGACGGCAGCGAATTGGGCGCCGACCCGATCGCGGTGCATTGCGGCTGGGGCCGACTTTTGATCGGCCACACCTTCCCGGACCCGGCAAGCCTGGCCCAGGAACTGCTCAACGAACAACCCGGCGAACGCGACATTGCCTTGTACGTGGCTGCGCCCCAGCAAGTGCTGGGGTTGGAACCGGCACAACTGTTCCTCGACCCGTCCGACACCTTGCGCTTGTGGTTCAGCGACTATCGCCAGGCCACCCGAGTGTTTCGTGGGTTCCGCATTCGTCGCGCCCAAAGCGAGACCGACTGGCAGGCCATCAACCAGCTCTACCAGGCCCGGGGCATGCTGCCCATCGACCCGCTGCGACTGACCCCACGGCATGAAGGCGGCCCGGTCTACTGGCTGGCCGAAGACGACGACACCGGCGCGGTGATCGGCAGCGTCATGGGCCTGAATCATCAGAAAGCCTTCAACGACCCGGAAAACGGCAGCAGCCTCTGGTGCCTGGCCGTCGACCCGCAATGCCCGCGGCCCGGTGTTGGCGAGGTGCTGGTGCGTCACCTCATCGAACACTTCATGAGCCGTGGCTTGAGTTACCTGGACCTGTCGGTGCTACACGACAATCGCCTGGCGAAAAATCTCTACGCCAAACTCGGCTTTCGCAATCTCTCGACCTTCGCCATCAAACGCAAGAACGGCATCAACCAGCCGTTGTTCCTGGGGCCAGGCCCCGAGGCGCAGTTCAATCCTTATGCGCGAATCATTGTCGAGGAAGCTCATCGTCGCGGCATCGAGGTCCAGGTAGACGACGCCGAGGCCGGCTTGTTCACCCTGGTCCATGGCAGCCGCCGCGTCCGATGCCGCGAATCCTTGAGCGACCTGACCAGCGCCATCAGCATGACCCTGTGCCAGAACAAAAGCCTGACCCACAAGGTGCTGAAGAACGCCGGCCTGAACCTGCCGGCCCAACAGTTGGTGGGCAATGCCGATGACAACCTGGCGTTTCTCGACGAGCACGAGCGGGTGGTGGTCAAGCCGCTTGACGGTGAACAGGGCCAAGGCGTGGCGGTGGACCTGCGCACCATCGAGGAGGTGCAGAGCGCCATCGAAGCGGCTCGGCAGTTCGATAGCCAGGTCTTGCTGGAAAGTTTCCACGAGGGGTTGGACCTGCGCATCCTGGTGATCGGCTTTGAAGTGGTGGCGGCGGCGATCCGGCGCCCGGCGGAGGTGATCGGCGACGGCCGGCACACCATCGGCGCGTTGATCGAAGCCCAGAGCCGCCGACGGCAAGCGGCCACGGGCGGCGAAAGTAAAATCCCGATGGATGCCGAGACCCTGCGCACGCTCAGCGCGGCGGGGTTCGACTACGACAGCGTGCTACCCGCTGGAGAACACCTGTTCGTACGGCGTACGGCGAACCTTCATACCGGCGGCGTGCTGGAGGATGTCACCGCCATCCTGCATCCGACCCTTGTCGATGCGGCGGTGCGCGCCGCACGGGCGCTGGACATCCCCATGGTCGGCCTCGACCTGCTGGTGCCGGCGGCCGATCAACCCGAGTACGTGTTCATCGAAGCCAACGAACGCGCAGGCCTGGCCAACCACGAACCACAACCCACCGCCGAGCGCTTTGTGGATTTGTTGTTTCCCCATAGCCAGGCGGTGGCCTCGTAGAGCTGTAGTGCCTGATCTGGCCCCATCGCGAGCAAGCTCGCTCCCACATGGGGTTTCTGCGGTTTACACATTCTGTGTTCACCGTAAGACCTCTGTGGGAGCGAGCTTGCTCGCGATGGGGCCAGTTCAGGCACCGCTATTCAACCGTCGGACACACTCATCGAAACCATCGATGCGCTCAACCCATCAGGAGTTTCCATGATCAGCAAAATTCCCGAACCGAATCTCGAATACCTGCAAAAAGTCCTGCTGGAGATGCTCGCCATTCCCAGCCCTACCGGCTTCACCGACACCATCGTGCGCTACGTCGCCGAGCGGCTCGAAGAGTTGGGCATCCCGTTTGAAATGACCCGCCGCGGCACCATCCGCGCCACCCTCAAGGGGCGCAAGAACAGCCCCGACCGGGCCGTGTCGGCGCACCTGGATACCATCGGCGCCTCGGTGCGGGCCATCAAGGACAACGGCCGCCTGACCCTGGCACCGGTGGGTTGCTGGTCCAGTCGGTTTGCCGAAGGCAGCCGGGTCAGCCTGTTTACCGACACCGGCGTGATTCGGGGCAGCGTGCTGCCCTTGATGGCATCCGGGCACGCGTTCAATACCGCCGTCGATGAACTGCCCATCAGTTGGGACCACATTGAGCTGCGCCTGGACGCCTACTGCGCCACCCGCGCCGATTGCGAAACCCTGGGGGTGGGCATCGGCGATTACGTTGCCTTCGACCCCCTGCCGGAATTCACTGAAAGCGGCCACATCAGCGCCCGGCACCTGGACGACAAGGCCGGGGTCGCGGCGCTGCTGGCGGCGCTCAAGGCGATTGTCGACAGCGGCGAAGAACTGCTGATCGATTGTCACCCACTGTTCACCATCACCGAGGAAACCGGCAGTGGTGCGGCGGCGGCACTGCCCTGGGATGTCAGCGAATTCGTCGGCATCGACATCGCACCCGTCGCCCCAGGCCAGCACTCAAGCGAACATTCGGTCAGCGTGGCCATGCAGGACTCCGGGGGCCCTACGACTATCACCTGTCGCGGCATTTGCTGAAACTGGCCAAGGAGAACGAGGTACCGGCACGCCGCGACCTGTTCCGCTACTACTTCAGCGACGCTCATTCGGCCATCACCGCCGGCCACGATATCCGCACCGCCCTGCTCGCCTTCGGCTGCGACGCCACCCATGGCTACGAACGCACCCACATCGACAGCCTGGCCGCCCTCAGCCGCCTGCTCGGCGCCTACATCCTCAGCCCGCCGGTGTTCGCCAGCGACGCGCAACCAGCCCAAGGCTCACTGGACCGCTTCAGTCATCAGATCGAACACGATACCCAGATGGAAAGTGATACCCGGGTGCCGTCGGTGGATAGCCTGGTGGGGCAGCGCTCCGATAGCTGATCCAACATTTCACTGCCTGGGCTATTGCCATCGCGAGCAGGCTCGCCCCCACATTGCTACTCCGTGCGACCCAAACCCTTGTGGGAGCGAGCCTGCTCGCGATGAGGCCAGAACAGCCCCCACAAAACCCAAGGCTAGCCGCAACAGCCCATAGGCCGTAGCATCGCCCTATTGTCTAGCCGAGGTACCCCATGCTCATCCCCCACGATCAACTCGAAGTCGACACGCTCACCCGCCTGATCGAGGATTTCGTGACCCGCGACGGCACCGACAATGGTGACGACACGCCCCTGGAAACACGGGTTCTACGGGTCAGGCAGGCCCTGACCAAAGGCCAGGCCTTGATCGTCTTCGACCCCGAAAGCGAACAGTGCCAACTGATGCTCAAGCACGACGTGCCCAAGCACCTATTCGACTGAACAGGCCTTGCGAATGGCATGGGCCTTTTTCTTCTGGATCTTGTCGTAGATTTCGGAGCGATGGACATCGACGTGCCGTGGCGCTTCCACGCCAAAACGCACGGTGCCGCCGCTGACCGACAGCACACGGACGGAAATATCGTCACCGATGGAAATCAATTCACCTACAGCGCGGCTTAATACGAGCATGGTTCTTGTCCTTAAGAGTGTCTGGACCCTGACCATGCCCGGCCTGTTTCCCGTTCTCAAGACACCCGCGAGAATTCAGTAAGGCCCTACAAGCAAAGCGCTTGTGCCTGACGGAAACTTCCTGCAAAACCCTGTCGGATTGCAGATATTTCAGGGTGCCGAGAGCCGCGGGCCGAATAGAATCACACTCGCCCCCAACACGCAGAGCGCCACGCCAATCCAGTCGGACCCCAGTGGCCGCACTCGCTCAACCACCGCCAGCCAGCCGATCGAGGCAATGATATAGAGGCCGCCATAGGCAGCGTAGGCACGCCCGGCGTACGTCGCTTCGACGCGAGTCAGCAACAGGGCGAACAATGTGAGGCTGAGCAACGCCGGGGCGATCCACCAGGCGCTCTTGCCCTGGCGCAACCACATCCAAAAGGCGTAGCAGCCCGCGATCTCAAACAGCGCGGCAAGAAAAAACCACAGGTAATTGAGCATGCAGATGTCCATCAGGAAGACCGAATGGCGCCATCCTGAGGACATCGGGCATCCAGGTCAATTGGGGTTTTGCCGGGCCTTGGCGCGCATCTTGTCGGCCATGACGGTCATTTCGTCGTACAGCAATTGTGGGTTCTTCTGCTTGAGGGCCCACGCCATGCGTCCCTGTTCGTGGGGCAGGATCATGAACTGGCCCTGGGCGACCTGCTGGTAGATGTAGTCGGCAATATCCGTGGCGCTGATCGGTGAACTTTCCAGCAACTTGCCGACCTGGGCTTTCATGGCCGGGGTCGGGCCACGGAAGGAGTCCAGCAGATTGGTCTGGAAGAATGACGGGCACACCACGTGTACGCCAACTTCCTGTTGCGCCAGTTCCACCAGCAGGCTTTCCGACAGCGCCACGACACCCGCCTTGGCCACGTTGTAGTTACTCATGGCCGGGCCCTGCATCAGGGCTGCCATGGAGGCAATGTTGATGATCTTGCCACGGCTTTTTTCCAGCAGCGGCAGGAACGCCTTGCAGCCCTTGACCACGCCCATGAGATTGATCGCGATCTGCCAGTCCCAATCCTCCAGGGAGAGCTCACTGAAGAACCCGCCCGAGGCAACGCCGGCATTGTTGACGATGATATCGATGCCGCCGAGCTTTTCTTCGCAAGCCTGGGCGAACGCGGTCAATTGGCTATAGTCGCGCACATCACAGCGCTGGATGAAGCCGTCACCACCGGCACCACGCACTCGCTTGAGGGTTTCCACGAGGCCCGGTTCGCTGACATCCGATAAGGCCAGATGCCAGCCCTCGCGGGCCCAGCGCAGCGCGATTTCGCGACCCAGGCCGGAGCCGGCGCCAGTGATCATCATGCGATTTTGCATAGCAAACAGCCTTGTTCCGGGAGAGATAGGCCGAGTGTAGCGAAGGCGTACAGCGGACCCACGCTCCATCAGATTGCTGAATGGCGAGGGCAAACCGTAGGCGCTATAAAAACTTTGAATTTTTTACAGAGCGTTACGGTCGGACTTATTAAGCCGCCCGGATTTAACGCATGCGCGCTGGCAGTTGAAAGTTGTATCACCCCAGAACTGACCAATAAGGAAACCTACAATGGGCACAATTCTTATCATTATCCTGATCCTGCTGCTGATCGGTGGTCTTCCGGTCTTCCCGCACTCCAGAAGTTGGGGTTATGGGCCCTCCGGTATCATTGGTGTAGTGTTGGTGGTGCTGTTAGTCCTGCTATTACTGGGCAAGATATAAACCACTCAGTAAGCGCAAAAAAAAAGAGGCCTTAGCAGGCCTCTTTTTTATATGCGCCGGTTATCAGTCCGGCTTGCCGTCAACGACGCCAGCGGTGTTATCCAGCAGGCTCTTGGTGGCGGTTTGCAGGAACGATTCGAGCTTGAGTTTCATCTGCGCAGTGTCCGCTGCATCCGGGATGATTTCCGCACTCGGATTGGCACCCAGCTCATAGCGATACATCTTCGGCGCCATTTCCTTTTCCTTCGGCAGTACCAGGATCTGATCGTCGCGGATGATCGCCGTGGTCTGTTCGCTGCCCGACGGCTTGATCACACCAAAACCGGGATCGCCTTGCGGCAGGTTCAACAGGTCACGGCCCCAGCACTGGTTGCGCACTTGCCCACCGATCCGGCCCATGATGGTCGGTACGATGTCGACTTGGGTGCCCA
The sequence above is drawn from the Pseudomonas sp. St316 genome and encodes:
- a CDS encoding SDR family oxidoreductase, with the protein product MQNRMMITGAGSGLGREIALRWAREGWHLALSDVSEPGLVETLKRVRGAGGDGFIQRCDVRDYSQLTAFAQACEEKLGGIDIIVNNAGVASGGFFSELSLEDWDWQIAINLMGVVKGCKAFLPLLEKSRGKIINIASMAALMQGPAMSNYNVAKAGVVALSESLLVELAQQEVGVHVVCPSFFQTNLLDSFRGPTPAMKAQVGKLLESSPISATDIADYIYQQVAQGQFMILPHEQGRMAWALKQKNPQLLYDEMTVMADKMRAKARQNPN
- a CDS encoding YnfA family protein, producing the protein MLNYLWFFLAALFEIAGCYAFWMWLRQGKSAWWIAPALLSLTLFALLLTRVEATYAGRAYAAYGGLYIIASIGWLAVVERVRPLGSDWIGVALCVLGASVILFGPRLSAP
- the csrA gene encoding carbon storage regulator CsrA, translating into MLVLSRAVGELISIGDDISVRVLSVSGGTVRFGVEAPRHVDVHRSEIYDKIQKKKAHAIRKACSVE
- the ngg gene encoding N-acetylglutaminylglutamine synthetase, encoding MKPHATVHNQRLLRGQAPSYERLQARLAEDGSELGADPIAVHCGWGRLLIGHTFPDPASLAQELLNEQPGERDIALYVAAPQQVLGLEPAQLFLDPSDTLRLWFSDYRQATRVFRGFRIRRAQSETDWQAINQLYQARGMLPIDPLRLTPRHEGGPVYWLAEDDDTGAVIGSVMGLNHQKAFNDPENGSSLWCLAVDPQCPRPGVGEVLVRHLIEHFMSRGLSYLDLSVLHDNRLAKNLYAKLGFRNLSTFAIKRKNGINQPLFLGPGPEAQFNPYARIIVEEAHRRGIEVQVDDAEAGLFTLVHGSRRVRCRESLSDLTSAISMTLCQNKSLTHKVLKNAGLNLPAQQLVGNADDNLAFLDEHERVVVKPLDGEQGQGVAVDLRTIEEVQSAIEAARQFDSQVLLESFHEGLDLRILVIGFEVVAAAIRRPAEVIGDGRHTIGALIEAQSRRRQAATGGESKIPMDAETLRTLSAAGFDYDSVLPAGEHLFVRRTANLHTGGVLEDVTAILHPTLVDAAVRAARALDIPMVGLDLLVPAADQPEYVFIEANERAGLANHEPQPTAERFVDLLFPHSQAVAS
- a CDS encoding YheU family protein yields the protein MLIPHDQLEVDTLTRLIEDFVTRDGTDNGDDTPLETRVLRVRQALTKGQALIVFDPESEQCQLMLKHDVPKHLFD
- a CDS encoding DUF3309 family protein; this translates as MGTILIIILILLLIGGLPVFPHSRSWGYGPSGIIGVVLVVLLVLLLLGKI
- a CDS encoding N-acetylglutaminylglutamine amidotransferase, with product MCGLAGELRFDQQPADLAAVERITHHLAPRGPDAWGFHSQGPIALGHRRLKIMDLSDGSAQPMIDNQLGLSLAFNGAIYNYPELRGELEGLGYSFYSGGDTEVLLKGYHAWGEALLPKLNGMFAFAIWERDAKRLFIARDRLGVKPLYLSRTGQRLRFASALPALLKGGDINPMLDPVALNHYLNFHAVVPAPRTLLAGVEKLPPATWMRIEADGSTEQKTWWTLPYGPRADEQHLNLEDWIERVLDSTREAVAIRQRAAVDVGVLLSGGVDSSMLVGLLREVGVEDLSTFSIGFQDAGGERGDEFQYSDLIAKHYGTRHHQLRIDEKEIIEQLPAAFRAMSEPMVSHDCIAFYLLSREVAKHCKVVQSGQGADELFAGYHWYPQVDGASDPYAAYRAAFFDRSYEEYAATVQPKWLTANDAAGDFVKEHFAQPGADAAVDKALRLDSTVMLVDDPVKRVDNMTMAWGLEARTPFLDYRLVELSARVPAKFKLPDGGKQVLKEAARRVIPGEVIDRKKGYFPVPGLKHLEGNTLAWVRELLLDPSQDRGLFNPAMLDRLLTDPNGQLTPLRGSRLWQLAALNLWLSEQGI